A single genomic interval of Portunus trituberculatus isolate SZX2019 chromosome 41, ASM1759143v1, whole genome shotgun sequence harbors:
- the LOC123516844 gene encoding retinol dehydrogenase 12-like has product MLLTTLTELIKLMVRTVWQRWAGRCTSSRSLVGMTAIVTGASAGIGKETAKDLAKRGARVILACRNVPKAQAVADHIISETGNKNVVVRLLDTSDLAFVRRFAKEVLQTEDAIHILVNNAGIAGKQMREVTRDGLELTMATNYYGHFLLTNLLLPRLKASAPSRIVNVSSAAHFLTWQIDLKDLNFEKRTYSTMAAYSLSKLCNILFSAELAERLQGSGVSSNSLHPGAVSTDIIARAENSTTWWRRYCLHIGDILLSILGKDSELGAQTIIHLAVAEEMEGVTGKYFDECKEAIPSWLARNSKLAKSLWKITERDVQYTPNGLY; this is encoded by the exons ATGCTGCTGACAACCTTAACAGAGCTGATAAAGCTGATGGTTCGGACTGTATGGCAGCGGTGGGCAGGTCGCTGCACCTCTTCCCGTAGCCTGGTCGGCATGACCGCTATTGTGACTGGGGCGTCGGCAG gCATTGGGAAAGAAACTGCCAAGGACCTGGCGAAGCGCGGGGCGCGGGTGATTCTCGCCTGCAGAAATGTCCCGAAAGCACAGGCGGTGGCCG ACCACATCATCTCAGAGACAGGCAACAAGAACGTGGTGGTGCGTCTACTGGACACCTCAGACCTCGCTTTCGTCAGGCGCTTCGCCAAGGAAGTTTTGCAGACAGAGGATGCTATTCATATTCTG GTGAACAACGCAGGCATCGCAGGCAAACAGATGCGAGAGGTGACGCGTGACGGACTGGAGCTGACCATGGCTACCAACTACTATGGCCACTTTTTACTGACCAATCTGCTTCTCC CGCGTCTGAAGGCCAGTGCACCCAGCAGGATCGTTAACGTGTCCTCGGCTGCTCATTTCTTGACGTGGCAGATAGATTTGAAAGACCTCAACTTCGAAAAAAGGACCTACAGCACGATGGCGGCATATTCCCTCAGCAAACTGTGCAACATTCTCTTCTCTGCCGAGCTGGCCGAAAGACTGCAAGGTTCAG gagtgtCATCCAACTCCCTTCATCCCGGGGCCGTCAGCACTGACATCATTGCCCGTGCCGAGAATTCGACCACTTGGTGGCGAAGATATTGCCTGCATATTGGCGACATACTGCTAAGCATACTtggcaag GATAGCGAGTTGGGCGCCCAGACAATAATTCACCTAGCAGTGGCCGAGGAGATGGAGGGCGTGACGGGAAAGTACTTTGACGAGTGCAag GAGGCCATCCCTTCGTGGCTGGCGCGCAACAGCAAGCTGGCAAAGTCACTGTGGAAAATTACCGAGAGGGATGTACAGTACACCCCCAATGGGctctattaa
- the LOC123516916 gene encoding uncharacterized protein LOC123516916: MHSSCSVLWCYSDKRKTAGNGIRYFRFPKNDEIRKQWVRACDRVDDFNLKNAVVCSRHFTPNDCARDLKYEFLQTEVPRRKRSLKEEAVPSLFLTQDECSAQETTNNDVDDVGLIQDVSYVSCTSSSETNECSAQDTTSTDVDDNGLQQDVSYVSYAPPVMMQTCPWTCILLQDLLTRQMIVHV; the protein is encoded by the exons ATGCATAGTTCCTGTTCAGTGCTTTGGTGCTATAGTGACAAAAGGAAGACTGCAGGCAATGGAATTAGGTACTTTCGATTTCcaaaaaacgatgaaattaGAAAGCAGTGGGTTCGTGCCTGTGACAGGGTCGATGACTTTAATTTAAAAAATGCAGTGGTGTGCTCCAGGCATTTTACGCCAAATGACTGTGCAAGAGACCTCAAATATGAATTTTTACAAACTGAAGTTCCAAGACGCAAGAGATCATTGAAAGAAGAAGCTGTTCCATCCCTGTTTTTAACTCAAG ATGAGTGCTCAGCTCAAGAGACAACAAATAATGATGTGGATGATGTTGGACTCATACAGGATGTGTCTTATGTGTCATGCACCTCCAGCAGTGAGACAA ATGAGTGCTCAGCTCAAGACACAACAAGTACTGATGTGGATGATAATGGACTCCAGCAGGATGTGTCTTATGTGTCATATGCACCTCCAGTAATGATGCAA aCCTGCCCTTGGACGTGCATATTGCTGCAGGATTTGCTGACACGGCAAATGATTGTACATGTTTAA
- the LOC123516802 gene encoding beta-1,3-galactosyltransferase 5-like — protein MLMMGKVLGWWVIRKALLLVGILTVVMLAAGVWRDLQTTVRVHAPSPLNVSPLYPSHMTLLDLPQFSYVINNDVCSTSNVSLVIIVHTHPARRQERDVIRKSMPSQDLKELGMRRVFLLARAEWEDQPHYSKTPQWSIEEENLEHRDIVQGNFKEHYHNLTYKHVMGLQWTTRYCPQAKFVIKMDGDIAGDIYQFRDRLRSRYAERRNLIVGLLQVEARPVRDKASKWYVSETDYPDKFYAPFISGWAYAITADAVRAVVQESSMWPYFWIDDVHITGTLAERAGIKREGINGLFTVHSDHLHCCLDLPGSAGYYCDYLAGPSEGDLDLLGRVLNHARACYIDPCQRRAPNVSVSKTCVRAKPPAGPRPVLGKGHGEIKRVYK, from the coding sequence ATGTTAATGATGGGCAAGGTGTTGGGGTGGTGGGTGATTCGTAAGGCCTTGCTACTGGTGGGGATACTGACTGTAGTAATGCTGGCTGCCGGGGTGTGGCGGGACCTTCAAACAACAGTCAGAGTTCATGCCCCGTCACCCCTCAACGTCAGCCCACTCTATCCTTCGCACATGACACTCCTCGACCTGCCGCAATTCTCTTACGTGATCAATAATGACGTGTGCAGTACGAGTAACGTGTCCCTGGTGATCATTGTGCACACGCACCCGGCGAGGCGCCAGGAGAGGGACGTGATCAGGAAAAGCATGCCCTCTCAGGATTTAAAGGAGTTAGGTATGCGTAGGGTGTTCCTCTTGGCCCGCGCCGAGTGGGAAGACCAGCCGCACTACAGCAAGACACCGCAGTGGAGTATCGAGGAAGAGAATCTGGAGCATCGCGACATTGTGCAAGGCAATTTCAAGGAGCATTATCACAATCTCACCTACAAACACGTCATGGGGCTACAGTGGACAACCCGCTACTGTCCGCAGGCCAAGTTTGTTATCAAGATGGACGGAGATATTGCCGGAGATATATATCAGTTTCGTGATAGGCTGAGGAGCAGATACGCAGAGCGGCGGAACCTGATCGTTGGACTCCTGCAAGTGGAGGCCCGTCCAGTGCGGGATAAAGCCAGCAAGTGGTACGTCAGTGAAACAGACTACCCAGACAAGTTTTATGCACCCTTCATCTCTGGTTGGGCATACGCCATCACCGCTGATGCCGTCCGTGCCGTGGTTCAGGAGTCATCAATGTGGCCCTACTTCTGGATCGACGACGTGCACATAACCGGAACGCTAGCAGAACGAGCAGGCATTAAGCGAGAGGGTATCAACGGACTCTTCACCGTCCATTCAGATCATTTACATTGCTGCCTTGATCTCCCAGGGAGCGCTGGTTACTATTGCGACTACCTGGCCGGCCCAAGCGAGGGTGATCTAGATTTGCTGGGACGGGTGCTCAATCATGCCAGGGCCTGCTACATTGACCCCTGTCAGCGTCGCGCGCCCAATGTCAGCGTGTCTAAAACATGTGTACGCGCTAAGCCTCCTGCTGGACCACGACCCGTCCTGGGCAAGGGCCACGGAGAAATTAAGCGAGTCTATAAGTGA